GAATCCGTCCATCGTCGGAGATCTTTTGAATTATCTCAACGAATCCTGGACTCAGTTTCACGCTACAGGTTTGCCAAATATTGGTTCCCTCCATCCGTTTCTTTCAGCTTTTGTTTTAGTATTTGAACATATTACTATTTCTTTGCAACTCCAATctgtaattaaatttattagcaATTCTttgcaaaatattattttttgttttttttatttttgcttatttAGTGATGAAATCTCTAAATTTTAGCATTAGTTTTTCTTTATGTACAAGTAGAGATTACAATATTATGAGCATAAAGATGTTTTCACATAATAATTATCACATCTAGTAGATGAAATGAAACTAATATACAAACTAATCTAGATATAGCCtgcaaaaatttaatataaagtcGAATTAAATTAGTGCATTAAAGGAATCGAACGTGATATATAGGTTCTAAGGCCTACTCTTTGCCATTGAGTGACAATGCCTCGTTGAGAGAAAATCACTAATTATTTGCCTTGGACCAAACTTGTTAAATTTTCTTGTACACAGCTGAAGCAAAACGACAACTAATTGCTGCtggttttcatttattaaatgagaatgATGAGTGGGACCTTAGGCCTGGTGGACGATACTTCTTCACTAGGAACATGTCTTGTTTGGTGGCTTTTGCCGTAGGAGAAAAGTGAGAGGAATatatcttgaaaatttttaatttagaacttttggaattaaagaaatttcaagGGAATTCTGTGTTAGTTTTGCAGGTACATTGTTGGTAATGGCTTTCATGTTATTGCTGCACATACAGACAGTCCTTGTCTCAAACTTATGGAGGTGGTTTATGGCACACTTGGTTCGACAGAGACCTAAGTGTTGCTGGAAGAGTCATTGTTAGGGCTAGTGATGGTTCATTTCTTCACAAGCTTGTCAAAGTAAAGAGACCTCTTCTACGAGTACCCACATTGGCAATTCATCTTAACCGGTTATCTTCTTATTCCTTgaataaccattttaaaataatgttattttatgtttgaatattgtaaatacttttagggttttttttaaataattaataatgccTTTATTGGGATTGGCTAGTGATGATCCTGGTATTTTGTTGTTGAAGTCAACcctacttttactttttaccaCCTATTGAAGCAGATAAATTGGATGAGGAGATCATTTTTCTGCTaaagttctttttctttctcatctGTAGTTCATATCATTGTTATTTTTTCTTCCACTGATATCTGTCAATACTTTATCGTTTACCAAATCTCATTCAGCTTAAGAACCTCAAATATGATTCaaataatactatatttgtaaattactaatttaaacttattttaagtagcttatattattttaacaatatgatattttaatataatatttaatattttttatagaaagAAAAAGTAGATAAACTAAAGTAGCCAAGTCTTGGCATGCCTTTCAAAGATGATCTTTGtaactattcaatttttgtCAATGTTGAAAACTCGGTTCAAAGTTGAATTCTCTAAATTGAATTATCAAAAAGTTGAAAAGATAGTTACAAATCAAATATGAGATTAAGAAATGGAATTacctaataataaaattgattagGCTATGATATAAATAGTACGTGTACTAAATTATAAGGTAATTGAAGCTTTGAGCAAGTCTTTGATTAATAATTTCACATGCccttaaaatcaattattcCCTAATTCATTTAAGGTTAATGGCCAATATTGATTTGAGCTATTGTATTCCACTAAATGTTTTCATAAATGTTTGTAGCCAttgatttttatcattaaatttagttaattatgattatatgcatatatgtagaTATGTGTCTAAGCTAAATGGTAGAGAGAAAACAAAACAGttatccatctttcttcttcattaaGTCGTACTTAAGGAGAAGGAAAACAAAACCAAGtccttcttcatctttcttcttcatctaaGTTAATTATGAAATGTTAATTGTTGAGTTAGATTATATGTTATACATGTTAGAAATGAGGTAATCAAGTTAAGGAAGCTTTGTTGAGTTATTAAgagctaaattgtaaaaaaaaaataaagttgttGGAAATTAATGCTATGGATTTATAGTTTCAGGTTCCTAATAAATAGATACTGAAGTCGAATTTAGATTCAATCGAGAAACTCAAGTAATCTGAGTGATTTGAATATTAAGGTTAAAAGAGGACTTACTTGTAAAAGCAATTATGCTTGATTATTGACATTATGTTTGTAGAATgtgaattaatataattttttaatttaattatcgaATGTAGCAGAAGTAGAGCGAATTGTCGAGGATCTATGGCGATAGTGAATGATAGATAACTAAATTGGCTTGTACTCTCATAATTTGTTTTCAGTTTGTAATTTAATAGGTAATTTAATACAATGAAATGATATAGATAAAGAACCTCAAGAAAggtatgttaaatttatttgattttggtgGCATTGTTACGATGATACATGTGCGTGTATATAAATAGTTGCTTGTGATATAGATTTTGAACATGAAAttcaatgaaaatgatgaatggTTTGTGTATTTATGTTAAACATGACATTGATGATAAGTATGATTTGAAGTACATCTATACTTGATTACTTGATATGATTGGGATATGTTTGAAATATGAGTATATATGATTATAGGGTAATATTGAGATGGTATCTATATAAGAAatgatttattatatgtttaatgtGTACATGCATATTGATATTGatatcttaatgttatttatgttgttatatGATTTAATGATAATTGGTAAAGAAAAATACTCATAAATTCATaagtatagttggcatgtcataggattcgATTTGATATGTAACACCATTTACCCGAACTCATAATTAAACTTGAGCAAAGAATGCCACGTTTATGAATCAATCACttcaccaaaatttaaattattcattcacGTTCCATTCATCATTCAAGCCAATTTAAGGTTATTTAAATGTTCTACCATTTCTAAACTTTCCTTATGACTTGGTTTTGAATGGAGGTTGTtcgaggtttttttttaaagcaaaacaAGAAAATCTTTAGTCATAGCTTGTATATTTCAAGAAAAGAATCTACATATCTTGAGACATTACTCTAGTACTatagtaatttttatttgaaattttcttgtCTTGAGACAAAAGTGCATATATCTTGATGCATGGCCTTATGGCTAtagtatttttaattcaaaattgacCTGTTTCAAGACTTTGGCTCTTATGTCTCGAGACCTGGAATAGGGGATCCACAAATGAAGTTGTAAACATTTcataaacaatatttaaacatatttcattttcaaacatttttttgTCACTTTTCAAGCTTAAAATTTCACTAGAGCTCAATTTAATCTTCACAAGTTTATTTTAACTTCTCATACATATTAGCAATTCCATCTATTGTATCAACTTCTTAGCATTACAActtttccattaattttcctcctcctcctctctgTTCCACATCCCATATgtacatgcatatatatgagAATTTTTGCTTTTAGTATAACATGCCTATAtgtaatattaattagtttttcaCTAACAAGACACATATACTCTTAACATAGTTGTCTACTTCAAGAgcaatcactaaattatttatatcttggcctacataaatcaaaattaatatttgcttattattttttaaactagaCTCAATGAACGTtttgttggatctagtgccctaagtatagtatttttgtctaagtatacttgtaatttttcaaatggattagttaataattttattcatgaattatattaacACTTTGTATTATTTTCCTCGAACGggttttgcacgcaaagcaaaatggaagcaaatgttattcattggttgtctaatgtttaactaatactaaacgTACGGTATTATGTGGCCagatcgtaatacgaaaagacagcttatattagtagacgaacctaaacatgtccttagtctaatcgtaAATgaaaaaactaattgaaaaactaaTACGACTAAAAGCCTTCGACTCCGTAGAGTCTTTTACCACCCTTAAAGGGCTTTCATACTACCAGTAAAGGGCTTTCATAACTATGTGCAAATATTCTCCGTATAGTCTGCTGAACCTCTACAAAACTGAATACcattaatattcattttgtaTAGTTCACCCAAACCTCCACAAATCCTCCTTGTTAATTTGAACACATATGTGTTCCCTTGCAAGGCCGGGGTCGTTCACCAATCTCGATTTGCATTCACATGCCATATAGAAGGCAAAACGTGTAACATATCATATTCTCCGCTCCTTCTCCCATCTCAATCACATTTTGACAAACCTCCACAACTCTGCCTATcatttatatacatgcatttcaTACACAAGCATTCAACCAATAGTACTATTCATGCATAATACACATTACGCAAAACATTTCTTCTACACCACATGGATAAACTTACAATCCATAATGCATTTTCATATCAACACATAAAAGTCAAAACACATAGACTTTAAGTTCCTAGTTGTTAAAGTAAAAGATCAGAGTGGTTAAGTGCCTATAAAGCATATTGGGACAAACTCCATGATTGCGGATCTGCTTATTATGGGACTACCACCCAAGTTTTTTCATGAGCACACTGCTTATATGGGTGTAATGTCATTTGAGGATATTTAGTTTTAGGGGgagtttgtactttttaatgattttatgttatagacaattttcagttattttagtttactaatattaggtttattttctgcaaaaataaagtttatttggtttattcacactCTGATTTTGGTAAGGTTTGATCTCACTAAGGTTTAAGGAGGACCAGTTGGAAATAGACATGTTTAGATCATattgcatgtaatttccatAGTACACATCCATACTTGATTTATGTCATTTGGTTGTGTTAATATACGTGATCAAGGATGGATTTAGTTACGATATATGTAACAAAAGTCGCATTGGttctatgttaacataattaatggaaGAGATTGTTCGGAATACCTTTTTGGATATGATAGTAAAGTTTTGAGctcataaggttatataatgacatgtaattatagaGTAACTAATATATGTGgtccaagtgggagattgttggaaaatatggacatcacatatacAATAAGGGCATGTTTGGTTCGTTGTAATAGAATAAagttgtaatggaatagagctgtaatggaatagaggcgtaatagtaattcaattgtttggttgaatggaatggaatagaactgtaatagtattcttgtatttggttgaatggaatgatgttgtaatagaataaggaaaaaaactaaaatgactagaatacccttagcataattttattaggtagatgattattcttattgttattaaattttaataagattattaatataaataataaataatttaatcatattttaacataattattattacatataatttaataaaatatataatttataaaattcttaatattaaatattcttatatgaatttactaaaatcataatatataatactataaaatataatttaaaataattattattaaatataatttaataaaaatatataatttaataattcttaatattaaatattcttatatgaatttactaaaatcataatatataatactataaaaataatatataatctactttattatttttaaactgtaatacatatttaatgtgctaaaatatcattagtgaaacaaataatttaattattctacaataaaaaatattagcagtaataaataacttgagaattatattcgcataaacataatattcatatattaacaaaaggttacatgaaattcatgaaattctatGTTATAATCTATATGTTATacagttttacaacatcaaaaagtttagaacattgtaatgacataccatcccaaatattacaaatagaaaaagttacgaaaatatcatcaacagaaccatgatttttaatggtcagcaaGAAATCTTTTGACCCATTCCAACCGCATATTAGAAGGtgaactaaagaaaatgagcatTTGTGTTGGGTGATTTGGAATTTTTCTCAATGCTCGATAGCGCTCATCCAAAGTTAAACCTTCTATTTCACATAAGGTTGGATATAAATTTATAGCTTTttcttggatgatctggaattcttCTGACTTTCGCTGAACTACCACATCgaaggcaatactcctactgatttgttcACCAATGGCCCGCATGTTTTCcgccaataaagtggcagcatcatgaaatgaagaagaaatatgaTCACTTGCAtcagaattctttttttttcttctttgaagatGTGGAACCCCCTTGGTTTCTATCTGGTTGCGGTTCCGTAgtagaaacatccatgtcatccaaagagacatcagcttcgcagtcatagaatTCGTTTATTTCTTCATTAATATCTGTAGTAGGTATATCCTgaacatttatttcttcaataacaTCAGCggctgtttgagcatcttttCCAGTCGCTCGATATCTTGTGTAAATGGTAGTAAATTGGTCATAGTAAGGGAAACTACGATGTCTATATTGACCGACTTCTTTATGACTCtataaaaatgaggaaatcatattagttataagtttggtaaaaataagataataaagacttgaaataattcttacatttaaataagagttccaaaccgcatcttcagcaacaacgagctgcctatgctcatcccaaccaaaaccgctattgttttggccattaagcatgtcatacacGATTGACCAATCCCTTTTTAGTAacctaatcctcgattcaatattaggtctagccttcaacattgcattggGCAAagccttttctaacattttttccaactcatttaaataaccggctttgaaccccgTATCAGCATTAaaggttccaacattgtgcaagtccaccATACAGGAAACTAatgctgcatcttcttctggaacccatttcctTTTGCTTCCTCAAGAAGCTTGGGAAGAAACATTTGATTCTGAAaacctgacataattatcttaagaaaaaaaacaaattaaaattaagtttaatatcacgaatcaaaaggtgaacactttataaaattaaaattaagttcaatatcatgaatcaaaagctcaacacattataaaattataacacatgatgaatgaaaagaaattaaattataattcaacaagtttagtacaatacaaaaaacaattcaaacaccaccaaagtttcacaaactagatacataaaataacataaacaaattaactcCAACTCATTTTGttcctaaacctaactaatttctagatgattgccattcatcgaacatttggttggctagttccatcgtCCAAGTAGCCCatgcatccgatggatgaatatttatgatatttgGTTCATCGTCATCTACCACATTACTAGGtgatccttctcccacctccgcttcaataggatcaatactcatatgggttcgaataaaattatggagcaaacaatatgcaataatgattctattgtgcacccttacaggatagaatgatggactcctaagtattccccatctaagttttaataacctaaagtatctttcaataacattacgtgctaaggcatgtttcatattaaaaaattcttctGGAGTACTTGGATAATAACCCTGACAccactcattcaaatgatatcATTGTCCTCTATAAGGTgtaagaaatccctcacaatttttgtatccagcatcaactagataataacaatctataaaaaaacttttttaaaatgattaattcctcaaaaatgtttgatcttaatgaataattcaaagtcctctaactttccactttaccatgaggaacttttagtccatgtctcctACTAATGACATCTCGAAGAACAGGTCCATTAGCAacagaaccttcccaaccaggaagaatgtaaacaaattgcatatcaggtgtaaaaacacctagcatatttgttgctatgtcaccttttcgcgttcgatatctaggtttatcaactgttggaaccctaatcttgatatgggttccatcaagagcacctaagcaattctatatcacatgttataaaaccttgagttaggatactaaatttaaatctaaatcaactaaattatgtacaagctatatataaaactcagtccaataccttaaaccatttccaccttgtgtctgAAGAATTAGTTGTAATTGGCTctgcctttttaaataacacatcttgtaagcatatgacagcatttaaaacactatgaaatgatctgctaacagtttccccgaACCTATTAAAGTGATACTTGATAACTTgatttttaaggtgatgggaactgatatgtaaaaacattaccactagctcatcaacaagcatgttccttgacgacttcaatccccctaacatttgtaacatctcacatagtttaaaaaaggcaattctattcatcctaacttgttcaatacaggtctcgtcactagcatatataagccttttcacataatcccgttttgcataaaaatctaaaatataggaCTTAATCTTTGGTTTATAAGTTTGTAGGCTATGACTGGCACCCAATGTAAGTAAGAACCAACTCGCAGTTCTACAGATttgcaaccatattgtcaatgcaataccaattcttttacgcctcacactttgtgcaactaaaacagacgagccattactgcaagatATTAATGTGTTATATATCTTCAAATCGTAGTAAAAGGTTCACATTTCTccaatcataatttcaataacagtaaaataaaattaaataatttaattgccaAAGAACTTGCAGTGATTGTGTGAATACAAGACGCTCAACTGTGGGTGGAGGAAGCAATCAAACAagccaaagaagaagaggaagcaataacacactatcaaagaaaaatgaacaatacaaatttagaatctttacgaagcaaaaaataaaaattaaaattatctttgcaacttgaaaataatttctttatcaAATTAGTTGTCATGATATAAAAGCACTTTAGGCCTCGATAATACAATCACAGATGGCATGCCTTAGTCTATTAACCAAAACCTTATGTAGAATTAGACTATCCTTGTGAGgtgaacaaattttgaaaatagtctagagcaatttgcataaattcttCGTCTTCAAAATCTTTGATCATGTTATTATGTTGATGCTTTGTAGGTACATGTATAATtgagctaaaattaaaatttcatctatatattgaattaaaattaaaattataattatacaattgcaccaaaataaatttttaaatcacattctacatcaaattaaaatttaatgtaattttaaattttatttgaaattttgttgtcACTAGCATTTATTCTTAATATTCATTACgcttaattaaaacaatattttgttaattaaaacaattaaagactttgtaattattaaacggtatttaataattaaatatatactttaattatttttattttaataaattggaatattaaaataaaaatattaaaaataaaaataatttaatttaattaattttaaatatataatttaattatttttatgcatttaattattttattttaacaaatgcattatttaataaattggaatattaaaaataaaaatatccaaacTTTACttgaattacaaaaataaacaaatgcattatttagtaaattgaaaACAATTGCATAAAACCAatccataataataaaattaaaacttgaataataattgaaaataatagttaaaattaaaataataaaaataaactgcTTTTGCACTAACTATTACAATAGTCACTCAAAACTGATTTGCACTAACTATTACAACCACCTTAGTCAACTAAACAAATAATCGAACAAGAAATGAAACAAAGAAGCTAGTCAAAACACTAGTTGCGCATATTCTCAGTAGAAATCAAGTCTTAAAACTTGATCAATCCCAATTAATCATCTGCTAACAGTTTGACTTCCATGCTTATCAAACAGTTTACTAGTGTTTAGTAGTGTAGATATAAAGCAATATGACTATTCTTGATTAAAACAGTTTACTAGTAACCAACAAAGAAATCAAAGTTGTTACGTTTTCATTGAATTGGTTCAATGTTCTAATGGATATAAGAGCCCTGGCCCTAATGGATATATGACTACTTCAAAATTGGTTCAATGTTGGCTGCTTTTAATGTCACTTTGGTGCTTAAATGCCTTAACCCAATCTCTATAAAAGAGTTTCGACCAATATCATaccattttgtattttatgtgTATAACCATGATTCATGC
The nucleotide sequence above comes from Gossypium raimondii isolate GPD5lz chromosome 13, ASM2569854v1, whole genome shotgun sequence. Encoded proteins:
- the LOC105784576 gene encoding uncharacterized protein LOC105784576 isoform X1, whose product is MATISRAQLLHHPSAYFSRLPHSHSSFSINFRRRKFSVTPPLLCSSSSSPSASTNPSIVGDLLNYLNESWTQFHATAEAKRQLIAAGFHLLNENDEWDLRPGGRYFFTRNMSCLVAFAVGENFAGTLLVMAFMLLLHIQTVLVSNLWRWFMAHLVRQRPKCCWKSHC
- the LOC105784576 gene encoding probable aspartyl aminopeptidase isoform X2 is translated as MATISRAQLLHHPSAYFSRLPHSHSSFSINFRRRKFSVTPPLLCSSSSSPSASTNPSIVGDLLNYLNESWTQFHATAEAKRQLIAAGFHLLNENDEWDLRPGGRYFFTRNMSCLVAFAVGEKYIVGNGFHVIAAHTDSPCLKLMEVVYGTLGSTET